The DNA region TATCTGCAGGTGCGAATAATGAGAAACCAGAGGAAAGCAAAGATGTAGAGATGAGTTGAACAACCACGCAATATGCACActtatgtatatatatatatttataaaacTATTTTACAGTAAAGGATGCTACACCATCTCGGGCCAGCTTTATGGCCTCTGCTATTTCGGGTTCCCTTTCACGTCTTTTGTCCAGTCTCTCCTTCTTATCTTGGATGACGTCTAATTCAGTCGAAAGGTTATTCCATGGCCTTGTATCGCCTGTACCTGACATGACCAGAATCATGGTGCCTGGTGCGGCATTCTCGTATACCTGTGTCAGGTGCTGTCCAATATCACGAAGAACCGTAGTTTCTTCCAATAAATCATCCCCCTTTCGTGGCTTTTTGTTGTAATTACGCGATCTCtccaagtttttcaatctGCCCACAATAAGTTTAACGTCCTtatttaaattttcatGAATGTTTGTCCACGTTTCGTTATCCTCAACACAACGGATCAAACAGCCTTTAGAGTCGTCTTCGCTATGATCTTTGACGATCATGTCATTAAGTAACATGGTTCTTACTTCAAAACGATGCAACTTAGTGAACAAATTCTCCGTGTTGATGCCTATGCCAAATGCTAACCCATTTAGAATCTTCAGTTTTGTCAACTCAAGACATGCTCTTGCGTCTTCGATAGAATCATGTTCGCCGTTTTGAATACTTTTGTTCAAGAATGTCTCACTCAAGTACTTCAAACTTGGCTTGAAGGGATCACCAGCTTtgtgatggtatatgatGGCCGTGTCCACAATCAATGAGTGCTTTAACTTCATCACcttcaaatcattttgCAGCGAGTGCCCGATCAAAATATCTGAACGACTTATTATCTTTAGTAAGTCTTGCTGCACCTCTGGTAAAGATTTCTTGGCACCAGCAGCCAGCTTTTCTTCGGTTATACCACTATACCGAGTTAAATAGTCCACTATAGGAACATCTGGCTTCACTAGCTCTTCGTAAATGACTTCATTATCGAAATTCACCAGAGAAATCCTGGTAAGAACCAAACCTTGTTCAGAAAGACACATTTCACAATCTAATGCAAATATGTGTGAACCATCGTGGGCAAACTCGGCAGTCTGCACCCAGCCTGCATCGTTAGAGTCTCCAGAAGTTAATGGGTAATCGTTGGCCACAAGCTGCTGTTCAGATAAAACCAAATCATTGATggtaattttctttttcttttgcagCTCCTTCAGTCTATTTATCTTCTCCAGCTTGGACAACCCAACATTGATAAATGAATTGTATGGTGAAAATAGCGTCATCTTCGAACCGGGAGCCATCACAGGGAAAGTGTGGAACTTAGATGCAATTTGTTCGGGAATATACTTAAATTTGTCATCATCGATCTCACTGAACGCACTCCTGCCGCCCCCAAAATCACTTGGCTGCAAGCCTGgaataaataaaaccaCCATTTTTTGTAAACTTGATCTGTTACTAATGTCTATCCACTTAGGAGAGTTGTTTTCAGCCTGTAACAAGTATTGAGTCATATCCCTTACATCCTTGACGCCAATACCTTTATCAACAACAGTCTTCTGCAAAGTACATGTCATGGGcttctccttcttttttttcttgttcttcttcacctcCAGCTTCCCATCCGTGTGTTCACTTTCTTCCTGAACAGAAGCCTTGGATagccttcttttttttgttcccAGAGCCACAGTGCTCACCACATTAGTATCGGGCCCTTGTACTTGCATGGTGTATCTCAGTGTAGCCTGTTACCGTTCTTTTATTAGCCACTCTTGATGTTGCCATCGAATAAAATCTTCCTTTCATTTCTATTGTGTCCTCGCGCCATCTATAAAATGTAACAATGATACTACTGATAAAActaaatcaaaaatataaataaaagttCATACATACGCCCCAATGGATACCAATTGAGCTAGTTTAAGGGGCGAGACGTCTGGAGAAGACGTCTGATCTCTGTACTGCTCAGCTTCTCACTCCAGCCGTCTTCCTCCCTGCCTCCAAGCACATTGACCACATGTATTATTAAACGGTCCATGCCCCTCTCTGCTCTTGTCTTATTCACAGTCTCTGCCCCGGCAACGGTCTCTCTGCTCACAACAAGGCATTCAATCTCAGGCACTTTCCCAGTGGGCCCACAGACATCCTTCAGAGGGACGAGTTCCACCGAGAGATTTGGTTTTAGTAGCTCGATGAATCGAGACACGTGGCTGCACCGTGTCTCGTAAGATTCAATCAGCtctttgtatttcttgttctgcAACAGCTCATCGCATGTGATACCGCAGATTAATCTTTGAGATGTGATGAACGCAGCGATACTCAACAATATCTTGTGTCCATCGTGAATATGGTCAAATGTCCCGCCTAACGCAGTTACACGGAATTCATTAGCATCCTGGGGACCGACTATCCTTTCGACAGTGTCTTCGTGTAGGGAATAGTGTTCTGTATTGTGACACTGCTCATTTTCCAGTTCCAGCTGCCACGTGTCGAAAGTGGAACCGTGTGGCAATAAACCCACCTTCCATTGCAGACTGCTCTTGGCAAATtgtttgttgttgaagatgACATTGATACCGCTGTTGATCATTTCATAGCGCAAAAGAACATCTCGGATGACACTGTACATCTTGCCCAGTGCAGAATCCAATTGGAACGAGGTCTTGAACTCGGGGATAACTACCACGTCTAATTGGCTTTGCCATTTTCTTAAAAATGGAACCGTCTGCTCTATAATTCTCTGTAAGGTAGCGTTGGGCAAGATATGTGGAAGAACCACCAGGACCCTGGAACCTTCTTCAACCATCTTACACTTCTGTCTTGTAGGTGTTCAACTCCCACCATCTCTCTTTCATGGTAAGtccctctttttttttttttttttttttgaattacgtacatgaaaaatttaacaCTATTATTTACTATTGTATTATAttgcaagaagaaaacaatggaaaagaatataaaatCGAGACACTGAAGATCCATGTCTACCATAATTAACGATGGAGAAGGTACGAAGTTCCAAAGGGAAAACTGGGAACTGATAAAGTCCCATATCTCACCCATAATCTCCAATTTAACTATGGATAACTTGCTGGAATCATATAAAGATCTGTTCCAAGTCAACATAGTCGTCGGTGGCAATATAGTTTGCCAGAATGCTGTGGATTTCATTCTCAAGAAACAGAACAAAAGGCATATTCCCGCTTTAGCAGCTTTAATCACCTTGTTGAACTCCGATATCCCAGAGATTGGCGAAACTTTAGTTAAAGAATTAATGCTGACATTTGTGAATCAGTTCAACCACAGAGATTACCAATCATGTGATAACATTCTTCAATGCCTCTCCATTCTGTTTCTTTACGACGTGGCCCATGAGATTATCATCTTACAGATTCTGTTGCTTTTACTGGAAAAGAATTATTTGCAATTTGTCATCTCAGTGTTAAAGATATGTGGCTGGAAGTTGGCTCTTGTGAGCGGAAAAACTCATCATATGATCTGGGAGAAACTAAGATATATCTTGCAAACACAGGGTCCGTCTAGAACTGTGCGTGAGGCCCTGGAAGAACTATTTGAGATCAGACAAACCGACTACCAAAATGGATCTCAAGGTTTGCTTGTTTTGGAGTCTAGTGACTATACAGTTAATACACACTCTTATATTGttaatgatgaagataaagcTAACAATAAACTAGGCGATTTTAAAGAATGTACAAGATTTGACGAATTGACCAAGATATTCGACGCCCTGCGACAAAAATTATTGACAAATAATGTGTCCAACGAGGATACGACCGAAGAATTAAAAATCAATGACATGACGTCTGCGAATGACgttgaattcaaaaaaaaaatttatctggttttgaaaagttcGTTATCTGGTGATGAAGCAGCCCACAAATTACTGAGACTAAAGGTTGCTGacaatttgaagaaaactgtGGTGGATATCATCATTAAGTCTAGTTTACAGGAATCCACATTCTCTAAATTCTATTCAATTCTATCCGAAAGAGTAATCACGTTCCATAGGAGTTGGCAAATTGCATATAATGAgacctttgaaaaaaactacaagGAAGATATGGAAGACTTCGAAACTGAACAGTTGCGCATCTTGGGTAAATTATGGGGACATTTGATTTCTTATGAGTTTCTCCCCATGAAGTGTCTCACGATTATTAGGTTAACCGAGGAAGACTCGTGTCCGCAAGGAAGAATTTTTATcaagtttttatttcaagaGTTAGTCAACGAATTGGGGTTGGACGAACTGCAAACAAGACTAGCTTCCATTAATCTCGAGGGAATGTTCCCACTGGAGGGGGATGCTGACCACATCAGATACTCTATAAATTTCTTCACTGCTATTGGATTAGGTGTATTGACAGAGGAAATGAGAAGTCGGTTGACGattgttcaagaaatcgAGGACGCGcaagaggaggaagagaGACTGAAACGGGAAGAAGAACTCCGGGAGCTAAGGAAAAAGGCCAGAGAGTCACAACCATCTCAAGGACCAAAAATTCACGAATCCAGATTATTCTTACGAGAAGATCCTAGAGGAGACGCCAGATCAAGGCCGCCTCCATCGTCTGCTGACCGGAAGCGTGCCAGATCAAGGACCCCGCCAAGAGGTCCAAGAAACAACCGTAACAGATCCAGAACTCCGCCTGCAAGAAGACAACGCCAAAGATCAAGAACCCCGCCCAGAAGATAATAGCGCCATCAAAACATGTAACAATAACACCtgcgtatatatatatatatatatataagtgAAAAACGATGcagtagaaaaaa from Saccharomyces eubayanus strain FM1318 chromosome VII, whole genome shotgun sequence includes:
- the RNH70 gene encoding Rnh70p, which produces MQVQGPDTNVVSTVALGTKKRRLSKASVQEESEHTDGKLEVKKNKKKKKEKPMTCTLQKTVVDKGIGVKDVRDMTQYLLQAENNSPKWIDISNRSSLQKMVVLFIPGLQPSDFGGGRSAFSEIDDDKFKYIPEQIASKFHTFPVMAPGSKMTLFSPYNSFINVGLSKLEKINRLKELQKKKKITINDLVLSEQQLVANDYPLTSGDSNDAGWVQTAEFAHDGSHIFALDCEMCLSEQGLVLTRISLVNFDNEVIYEELVKPDVPIVDYLTRYSGITEEKLAAGAKKSLPEVQQDLLKIISRSDILIGHSLQNDLKVMKLKHSLIVDTAIIYHHKAGDPFKPSLKYLSETFLNKSIQNGEHDSIEDARACLELTKLKILNGLAFGIGINTENLFTKLHRFEVRTMLLNDMIVKDHSEDDSKGCLIRCVEDNETWTNIHENLNKDVKLIVGRLKNLERSRNYNKKPRKGDDLLEETTVLRDIGQHLTQVYENAAPGTMILVMSGTGDTRPWNNLSTELDVIQDKKERLDKRREREPEIAEAIKLARDGVASFTVK
- the CAB4 gene encoding putative pantetheine-phosphate adenylyltransferase, with protein sequence MINSGINVIFNNKQFAKSSLQWKVGLLPHGSTFDTWQLELENEQCHNTEHYSLHEDTVERIVGPQDANEFRVTALGGTFDHIHDGHKILLSIAAFITSQRLICGITCDELLQNKKYKELIESYETRCSHVSRFIELLKPNLSVELVPLKDVCGPTGKVPEIECLVVSRETVAGAETVNKTRAERGMDRLIIHVVNVLGGREEDGWSEKLSSTEIRRLLQTSRPLN